In Populus trichocarpa isolate Nisqually-1 chromosome 7, P.trichocarpa_v4.1, whole genome shotgun sequence, the following proteins share a genomic window:
- the LOC7457178 gene encoding sugar transport protein 10: MAGGGFAAAQGDGRKYEGGVTAFVVITCLVAAMGGLMFGYDIGISGGVTAMDSFLKPFFPHVYKKQHGNHEENMYCKFDDHVLTMFTSSLYLAALIASFFASATTRRFGRKMSMMFGGLVFLGGAILNGAAVNVAMLIVGRLMLGVGVGFANQSVPVYLSEMAPANLRGALNIGFQMAITIGILAANLINYGTSKIKAGWGWRISLGLAAAPAILFTIGSLFLPDTPNSILERGNHEKAKKMLQKIRGTNNVDEEFQDLVDASMAAKQVEHPWKNFTGRKYRPQLIICTFIPFFQQLTGINVIMFYAPVLFKTLGFGDDASLMSAVITGVVNVVATMVSVYSVDKLGRKALFLEGGVQMIICQVLVAVMIGRAFGTEGEGGMSKSVSSLVLFLICAYVAAFAWSWGPLGWLVPSEICPLEIRSAGQATNVSVNMFFTFVIGQFFLSMLCHMKFGLFLFFGGFVIIMTIFIYYFVPETKNVPIEEMNQVWKEHGFWSKYVSNDDVTGRTSSPP, from the exons ATGGCAGGAGGAGGTTTTGCGGCGGCTCAAGGTGACGGGAGAAAATACGAAGGTGGTGTCACTGCTTTTGTGGTCATCACTTGTCTGGTGGCAGCCATGGGGGGGCTCATGTTTGGCTATGATATTGGCATCTCAG GAGGGGTAACAGCGATGGATTCATTCCTTAAACCATTTTTCCCCCATGTGTACAAGAAACAGCATGGAAATCATGAGGAAAATATGTACTGCAAATTTGATGATCATGTGCTAACGATGTTCACATCTTCCCTCTATCTTGCGGCCTTGATAGCTTCCTTCTTTGCCTCTGCAACAACGAGGAGATTTGGTCGTAAGATGTCTATGATGTTTGGAGGCCTGGTTTTCCTTGGCGGAGCTATTCTTAATGGTGCTGCTGTCAATGTTGCGATGCTTATTGTTGGTCGTTTGATGCTTGGTGTGGGTGTTGGATTTGCTAATCag TCTGTTCCGGTTTATCTCTCAGAAATGGCACCGGCGAACCTTAGAGGAGCACTCAATATTGGATTTCAAATGGCAATCACAATTGGTATTTTGGCAGCCAATCTCATCAATTATGGGACTTCCAAGATAAAAGCTGGTTGGGGATGGAGAATTTCTTTAGGCCTTGCAGCAGCCCCGGCAATTCTTTTTACAATCGGCTCTCTCTTTCTACCCGATACCCCCAACTCCATTCTTGAGAGGGGCAACCATGAGAAAGCGAAGAAAATGTTGCAAAAGATTCGAGGCACGAACAATGTCGACGAAGAATTTCAGGATCTTGTTGATGCTAGTATGGCTGCAAAGCAAGTTGAGCACCCATGGAAAAACTTCACAGGCCGAAAATATAGACCTCAATTAATCATTTGCACCTTCATCCCTTTCTTCCAGCAACTTACGGGAATTAATGTCATCATGTTTTATGCACCTGTTCTCTTTAAGACTTTGGGTTTTGGTGACGATGCCTCGCTTATGTCTGCTGTCATAACCGGCGTAGTCAATGTTGTGGCCACAATGGTATCTGTTTATTCCGTTGATAAACTAGGAAGGAAGGCTTTATTTCTTGAAGGTGGCGTGCAAATGATCATATGTCAG GTTCTTGTTGCAGTTATGATAGGGCGTGCTTTTGGGACAGAAGGGGAGGGAGGGATGTCTAAGAGTGTATCCTCCTTGGTGCTGTTTTTGATATGTGCGTATGTCGCAGCTTTTGCATGGTCTTGGGGTCCTTTGGGATGGCTAGTGCCGAGTGAAATTTGCCCTCTGGAGATCCGATCAGCAGGACAAGCAACCAATGTCTCGGTTAACATGTTCTTCACATTTGTAATTGGCCAATTCTTCCTCTCCATGCTTTGTCACATGAAGTTTGgtctcttcttattttttggtggatttgttattatcatgaccattttcatatattattttgtgcCTGAGACCAAGAATGTCCCAATTGAAGAAATGAATCAGGTGTGGAAAGAACATGGGTTTTGGAGCAAGTATGTCTCAAACGATGATGTCACTGGCAGGACAAGCAGCCCACCCTAG